The following proteins come from a genomic window of Diceros bicornis minor isolate mBicDic1 chromosome 4, mDicBic1.mat.cur, whole genome shotgun sequence:
- the ABL2 gene encoding tyrosine-protein kinase ABL2 isoform X6, giving the protein MGQQVGRVGEAPGLQQPQPRGIRGSSAARPSGRRRDLAGRTTEAGFNIFTQHEALHRPYGCDVEPQALNEAIRWSSKENLLGATESDPNLFVALYDFVASGDNTLSITKGEKLRVLGYNQNGEWSEVRSKNGQGWVPSNYITPVNSLEKHSWYHGPVSRSAAEYLLSSLINGSFLVRESESSPGQLSISLRYEGRVYHYRINTTTDGKVYVTAESRFSTLAELVHHHSTVADGLVTTLHYPAPKCNKPTVYGVSPIHDKWEMERTDITMKHKLGGGQYGEVYVGVWKKYSLTVAVKTLKEDTMEVEEFLKEAAVMKEIKHPNLVQLLGVCTLEPPFYIVTEYMPYGNLLDYLRECNREEVTAVVLLYMATQISSAMEYLEKKNFIHRDLAARNCLVGENHVVKVADFGLSRLMTGDTYTAHAGAKFPIKWTAPESLAYNTFSIKSDVWAFGVLLWEIATYGMSPYPGIDLSQVYDLLEKGYRMEQPEGCPPKVYELMRACWKWSPADRPSFAETHQAFETMFHDSSISEEVAEELGRAASSSSVVPYLPRLPILPSKTRTLKKQVENKENIEGAQDATENSASSSAPGFIRSAQAPSGSPALPRKQRDKSPSSLLEDAKETCFTRDRKGGFFSSFMKKRNAPTPPKRSSSFREMENQPHKKYELTGLPEQDRMAMTLPRNCQRSKLQLERTVSTSSQPEENVDRANDMLPKKSEEGAPTKERPKAKLLPRGATALPLRTPSGDPAITEKDSPGVGVAGVAAAPKNKERNGGARLGMAGVPEDGEQTGWSSPAKAAAVLPTTHNHKVPVLISPNLKHTPADVQLIGTDSQGNKFKLLSEHQVTSSGDKDRPRRVKPKCAPPPPPVMRLLQHPSICSDPTEEPTAPAAGQPTSETQEGGKKAAPGAVPTSGKAGRPAMPPPQVPQPTSSISPAKMANGTAGTKVALRKTKQAAEKISADKISKEALLECADLLSSAITEPVPNSQLVDTGHQLLDYCSGYVDCIPQTRNKFAFREAVSKLELSLQELQVSSAAAGVPGANPVLNNLLSCVQEISDVVQR; this is encoded by the exons aaGCCTTGCACCGCCCCTATGGATGTGATGTTGAACCCCAGGCACTGAATGAAGCCATCAGGTGGAGCTCCAAGGAGAACTTGCTCGGAGCCACTGAGAGTGACCCTAATCTCTTTGTTGCACTTTATGATTTTGTAGCAAGTGGTGATAACACACTTAGCATCACTAAAG GTGAAAAGCTACGAGTCCTTGGTTACAACCAGAATGGTGAGTGGAGTGAAGTTCGCTCTAAGAATGGCCAAGGTTGGGTGCCAAGCAACTACATCACCCCGGTGAACAGCCTGGAAAAACATTCCTGGTACCATGGACCTGTGTCACGCAGTGCAGCAGAGTATCTACTCAGCAGTCTAATCAATGGCAGTTTCCTGGTGCGAGAAAGTGAGAGCAGCCCCGGGCAGCTGTCAATCTCGCTCAGGTATGAGGGGCGTGTCTATCACTACAGGATCAATACCACCACAGATGGCAAG GTCTATGTAACTGCTGAGAGCCGCTTTAGCACCTTGGCGGAGCTTGTTCACCATCACTCCACAGTGGCTGATGGGCTGGTGACCACATTGCACTACCCAGCACCCAAGTGTAATAAGCCTACAGTCTACGGTGTGTCCCCCATCCATGACAAATGGGAAATGGAACGAACAGATATTACCATGAAGCACAAACTTGGGGGTGGTCAGTATGGAGAGGTTTACGTTGGCGTCTGGAAGAAATATAGCCTCACGGTTGCTGTGAAAACATTGAAG GAAGATACCATGGAGGTGGAGGAGTTCCTGAAAGAAGCTGCAGTGATGAAGGAAATCAAGCATCCTAATCTGGTGCAACTATTAG GTGTGTGTACTTTGGAGCCACCATTTTACATTGTGACTGAATACATGCCATATGGAAACTTGCTTGATTATCTCCGAGAATGCAACCGAGAAGAGGTGACTGCAGTTGTACTGCTTTACATGGCCACTCAGATCTCTTCTGCCATGGAGTATTTAGAGAAGAAGAATTTCATCCATAG AGATCTTGCAGCTCGTAACTGCCTGGTGGGAGAAAACCATGTGGTGAAAGTGGCTGACTTTGGCTTAAGTAGATTGATGACTGGGGACACCTATACTGCTCATGCTGGAGCCAAATTTCCTATTAAGTGGACAGCACCAGAGAGTCTTGCCTATAATACCTTCTCAATTAAATCTGATGTCTGGG CTTTTGGGGTACTGTTATGGGAAATTGCTACATATGGAATGTCACCATATCCAGGTATTGACCTATCTCAGGTCTATGATCTGTTGGAAAAAGGATATCGAATGGAACAGCCTGAAGGATGCCCCCCTAAGGTTTATGAACTCATGAGAGCAT GCTGGAAATGGAGCCCTGCTGACAGGCCCTCTTTTGCTGAAACACATCAAGCTTTTGAAACCATGTTCCATGACTCCAGCATTTCTGAAG AGGTAGCTGAGGAACTTGGGAGAGCCGCCTCCTCCTCATCTGTTGTTCCATACCTGCCCCGATTACCTATACTTCCTTCTAAGACCCGGACGCTGAAGAAACAGGTGGAGAACAAGGAGAATATCGAAGGGGCACAAGATGCCACTGAAAATTCTGCTTCCAGTTCAGCACCAG GGTTCATTAGAAGTGCACAGGCCCCCAGTGGGTCCCCAGCACTGCCTCGAAAGCAGAGAGACAAATCACCCAGCAGCCTCTTGGAAGACGCCAAAGAGACATGCTTCACCAGGGATAGGAAGGGAGGCTTCTTCAGCTCCTTCATGAAAAAGAGAAATGCTCCCACACCCCCCAAACGCAGCAGCTCCTTCCGAGAAATGGAGAATCAGCCCCACAAGAAATATGAACTCACGG GGCTTCCAGAGCAGGATAGGATGGCAATGACCCTTCCCAGGAACTGCCAGAGGTCCAAACTCCAGCTGGAAAGGACAGTGTCCACCTCTTCTCAGCCAGAAGAGAATGTGGACAGGGCCAATGACATGCTTCCAAAAAaatcagaggaaggtgctccaaCCAAGGAGAGACCAAAAGCCAAACTTTTGCCCAGAGGAGCCACAGCTCTTCCTCTCAGAACCCCCTCTGGGGATCCAGCCATTACAGAGAAGGACTctccaggggtgggggtggctggagtGGCAGCTGCTCCAAAGAACAAGGAGAGGAATGGTGGGGCACGACTTGGCATGGCTGGAGTCCCAGAGGATGGCGAGCAGACAGGCTGGTCTTCTCCAGCCAAGGCTGCGGCAGTCCTCCCAACCACTCACAACCACAAAGTGCCAGTCCTTATCTCACCCAATCTGAAGCACACTCCAGCTGATGTGCAGCTCATTGGCACAGACTCTCAGGGGAATAAATTCAAGCTCTTATCTGAGCATCAGGTAACATCCTCTGGAGACAAGGACCGACCCCGACGGGTAAAACCAAagtgtgccccacccccaccaccagtgATGAGACTACTGCAGCATCCGTCCATATGCTCAGACCCCACGGAAGAGCCAACTGCCCCAGCTGCAGGACAGCCCACGTCAGAAAcgcaggaaggagggaaaaaggcAGCTCCAGGGGCAGTGCCCACCAGTGGGAAAGCTGGGAGGCCTGCGATGCCTCCACCTCAAGTGCCTCAGCCCACATCTTCCATCTCGCCAGCCAAAATGGCCAATGGCACAGCAGGTACTAAAGTGGCTCTGAGAAAAACCAAACAGGCAGCTGAGAAAATCTCAGCAGACAAAATCAGCAAAGAAGCCCTACTAGAATGTGCTGACCTACTGTCCAGTGCAATCACGGAACCTGTGCCCAACAGCCAGCTGGTGGACACTGGACACCAGCTGCTCGACTACTGCTCAGGCTATGTGGACTGCATCCCTCAGACTCGCAACAAATTTGCCTTCCGAGAGGCTGTGAGCAAACTGGAACTCAGCCTGCAGGAGCTGCAGGTGTCTTCAGCAGCTGCCGGTGTGCCCGGGGCAAACCCTGTCCTTAATAACTTATTGTCGTGTGTACAGGAGATCAGTGATGTGGTGCAGAGGTAG